The window ACGCCTCCGGCACACATGCGCACAGAAGGATCGCTGTGCTCGACAGCATTCGACACCTGTTTCCAGGAGACGTCGCCCTGCGAGCCGAGCGGCAGCCAGGCCCAGGACGCAATTGCGTCTCGGGGGACGAACAGCGGCCTGGCGGAGCAGCCCAGCTCATGGGCGATCTCGTCGGTGATCCGGTGGAGTCGAGCAAGGCCATCACCCCCACCCGTCGGTGTGGGCAACCAGGCCACCAGCCCGATGTGATGCTGCTGGAACCGGTAACCAAGTGCTGGTTCGGCCCAGTTGAGGTCGACGTCCTTCTCGGTGAGGATGTCTCGCACGCGCGCGGCGCGCGCGGCGGTCTGGCTGAGCAGCCAGTGATCACGTTCCTGTTGGTAGATCACGATGACATGCTGGGTTACACGGTCGATGTAACCGAAGCTCACCCGCAGCATGCGCCGGTTGGTCGCGGTGGCGAGATCCTCGTCGGTGCCCTGACGCTTGAGTTCGCCCAGAAACCAGTGCAGAAAACGCCAGTGGCCGATCCTGTAGGCCCTGGCCATCGCGCTGAGGGGGACACCTCTCTGAGCCAGCCTCCTGGCGTACTCAAGAGCGGCTGCAGGCCCCTCGATCTTTTCCAGAGGTATGTCGTTCTCGAAAATGTGCAGCAACGTAGCGACATTTTCCCCTACGCTCGCCTGCAGGATTTTGACGACGGTTGCGTCGCCCCTGAGTTCCGGGATCTCGGCAAGGACGTACTCCACTATGTCGCGGCTGATCTCCGTGAGGTGTGACCCTACGTTCTCCGCGACCACGGACAGTTGTTTCGCGGCCTCGGGATTCTCCGCAGCCATACCTCAATCCTACCGAGTGGTTCGTGGCCTATCCGCTTCTACGGGACGCAGATAGGCCGAACTCGGGAAGCCCATCCGATAACCGCCGCGGAAGGCCGTATTGCGGGCCCAGTGGTTGTCGCGCGGTCCACGCCCGGCCTCCGGTCACTGACGGGACCCCGGCGCGCGATCCGAGGGGATCGACTCCTTCCAGCCGTTCTTCGGAAACGCGCGGGTGCCGGATTTCGGGGCGGTCGTCGATCATGTCCTCATGCCCTCATGCCCTCATGAGCAATGAGTCGGTGGGCTTCCTACGCGCCCGACTGGACGAGGAAGCCGCCTTGGCTCGCCGCTGCGACGGGTCAGGCCGCGCGCCCGAAGGAGCGCAGCCGGGTGAAGGAGGACTCCAGTCCCCGCTTCAGCAGCCGCGCCGTCGGCCGTTCCACGAGGCGATGGACCAGCCAGCTCAGGACCAGGAAGCCGGCGATGACGAGGGCGACCAGCAGCCGGGCGTCCATGGCGTCGTGCAGGCGGCTGATCAGTGTCGTGCCGATGGCGTAGTGCATCAGGTAGAGCGGGTAGGTCAGGCAGCCCGCGGTGACCAGCCACCTCCAGCGGATGTGATCGGTGAAGCCGAGCGCGACGGCGACCATGACGAGCAGGAACACCGTGAAGATCAGCACGGATCCGCGCCAGCTGGAGACCCCTTCGTGCGCGACCCGCAGCCCCAGCTCCCGCTGGCCCATGAGCAACGCCATGGCGAGGATGCCCCATAGCAGCAGGTCCTGGCCGAAGCGGTGCATGAGGTAGAGGGCCAGACCCGCGATGAAGTACCAGGCACCGCTCGGGTCGGCCGCCAGCACCAGCAGCGGGAACTTGGACACGGGGGCGAGCATGGCGGCCGCGCCCCACACGCAGCAGAACACGACGACCCTGCGGTAGGTCAGCCCCATGGCGACCATGACCATGAAGAGCAGGTAGAACCGCAGCTCCGACCAGAGGGTCCAGTAGACGCCGTCGACGTTCGGCACGCCGGAGCCCGACTGCAACATCGTGAAGTTGAGCAGGATGTCCCGCCCCTGCGGCCGCCCCCACACGCCCGGCAGGGCGACCAGGACGGCCACGGTGAGGGCGACGGCGACCCAGTACGCCGGGTAGAGGCGAATCACCCGGGAGACGAAGAAGTCCTTCGGAGTGCGGCCCCAGCACGACATGCAGATCACGAAGCCGCTGATCACGAAGAAGATTTCCACGCCGATCCAGCCGAAGGACGCGAAGCGGAACACCGTGGGCATGATCTCGGACACCGGCCGGCCCCAGAACGCGTTGCCCGGCTGGTTGACGCGGGAGGTACCCGCGTAGTGGTGCAGGGCCACCATGAGGGCGGCGACCAGGCGTATGCCGTCGATGACGTACAGCCGGGGTCGTGCCCGCCCGGCCATGACAACCTTCCGCGCCGGGCGCCTCCGCGGCGGTGGCTCGGCGACCGCGACGCCGCCACCTTCGAGCGAATCGACGGCCGGGGGAAGCGGTTGCTGATACCTGCCCTGCATCACATCTACGCCATCCTGACAAGTGGAACCGACGGAACCCTGGCCCCACGGGCCACAGGCACCTCACGGTACGTCCCTGAAAACCCACCCAATCCGGATAGGCAGCGGCGATTCGGACACGCGAGAGTCGACCTTCGGGAGACTCTCGCGGATACGTCACGCCACGTTCTCCGCCACTTCACCCACCGAGCATGCGACCCTCGCGGATTTCTGGTCCTCCGCTGCTTCACGTCGAGCCCGTACGAGCCGGTCGGGGCCGGCCGTCACCACCTCGCGCTGCCGCTCGAGGTCCGACTCCGCGGGCCCTGGCATGAAGCTGTCCTGCGTCGTGCAGCATGTTGACACCGAAGCCTCTGTTTCGGACGCCGTGCCGCTGGCATCGTTTTCCCCGCAAGCACGGTCCGGTGAATTCGGGGGAATCAATGACCGCCGATGCCAGGCGCACTTCGCAACGCGTCATCCACTGCGCCGAGCCGTCCTTCTCGGCCGAAATTCCCTCGTTCGCCGGCAGTTCGTTCACCCGGCGCACGATCCGGTGAACGGGTGGCAGTGATCCGGACCGTAAAGAGAGAACAGGGGAGAACATGAAGAAGGCAATCCCCGCTGCCGGTATCGCACTCGGTGGTGCGGCTTCCCGCTCGGCATCCTGGTACCACGGCTGCGCCCATGGGCCGCCGTCGCGTCCATCCATCGAGCGGTCCCTGCGTGAACGGCTGCGGCGGCCGGAAAAGGACGCCTGCGATACGACCGCCCGGGGAGCGATGGAAAATACTGGTCGATCGTCAGGCCGGTTGTCTGCGAGCGCATTTCAGATCGAACCCATGGCAATACGCGAACGGTGGAGTCAACTGTGGCAATGGTCGGGCTGTTCTGGGTCTCCGAGGATGCGGTCCACGTCGGTGCACCACCTGGTGAGTCGGCCCCCGGTGTCCGGTTGGCCGCCGCGGGCCTCGATGCGGTCGGACCCGGGTCCGGCACCTGGAAGTGGGCCGAACTCAGCTCGGTGACCGTCGTCGGTGCGCCGGTGAGAGCGACTCCCGGCCGGCAGCTGTCGATGACGCTGGACGTGGTGCTCGGGGCCATGGGGCTGGGCGGACCGGAGGGCCCGGCCGAGATGACCGTACGTGTCCAAGCATCCGACGGTGTGGCCGAGTTGCTCGTGCACTCGGCCGCCGCCGGCGCGTACACCCCTCGTGAGATCGAACTGTCCCATCAGGTACTGCACCGCTTCGTCGCCGGGACCCTCAGTCCCGCGGTTCTCAGCGCATGGGGGCGTGCGCACGGTACGGGGAAGACTCCGCGCCCCACCGAACGCGAGACTCTTCTCCAGCAATGGGCGCAGTCCTGATGGCGGGCCTGTCGCTGCGGCCCGTTCCGGTCTGCGTGCTCAGGAACTCGGCTCCGCCGCTGGCCAGGCACGGGCACGATCCGGCCGCCTTCGTCGAGATCGGGTCCCTGACCAAGGTTCTCACCGGCACCGTACTGGTACGGATGGTCCGGGCGGGCCTGCTCGGCCTCGACGACGCGGTGGAGCAATGGCTCCCGATGCAGCCCGGATCGGGCATCACGCTACGGAACCTGGCAGACCACACCTCGGGCCTGCCACGGCTGCCACCGGGCCTGACCGGCCCCGATCCCTACGCGGCCTTCGACGAGGACGCGCTGCGGGCCCTCCTGGGCCGAATCGGGGAGGTCACCGTGAGGCAACCGGGTCAGGAGGCCGAGTACTCCAACCTCGGCTACGCCGTGCTCGGTGCGGCCCTCGTGTCCGCGGCCGGGCGTCCGTACGAGGAATTGGTCCGTGAGCACGTGCTCACGCCGCTGGGGGTGGACGAGGTGACCGCGCATCCGCCCGCCGATCGACTGCTTGGTGCGCGGAGCCTGTTCGGCAGAGAACGCGACCGGTGGACATTGGACGGGCCGATGCTGTCCGCAGGGGGGCTGTGGGCCACGCCTCGCGCGCTCGCCACCGTGGTCACCGGACTGCTGCTCGAGCGCGCGCTGGGCGAACCGGCACCGTCCTGGCAGTCGGCGGGGCCACTGTTGTGGCACAACGGGGCGACCCGCGATGCCTCGGCCTTCACCGGGGTGATCCCCCGGACGGGGAACTGGGTGCTGGTGCACCGGCTCGGCGGATCGCCCGACCGCACCGACAAGATCGGACTCGGCCTGCTCGCCGCCGGGAACACGGCGGGACAGAACGAAGGCGAACGCGCATGACCGGCATCGACGCCGCGGTCGTCGGCACCGGCCCCAACGGACTCGCGGCCGCCGTCACGCCGGCACGCGCAGGCCTGAGGGTGGAACTGTACGAGCGCGCCGACGACATCGGCGGCAGGCTGCGCAGCAAGGCGCTGTTCGACGAGGACGTCATGCACGACATGTGCGCCGCAGTGCATCCGATGGCCATGGCCTCGCGATTCTTCCGCGAGTTCGACCTCGGCGCGCGCGGCGTCGAATCGCGAGGCGGCCGGCCAAGGTCGGCTGAGGTCGCTGCGGCTGAAACACTCCGTTCACGGTGAACCAATATGTGTGTTCGCGAAGTGAGAAATCAGAACAAGGCGCAATGAGGGTATCTCATACAACAGGCCGAGCGAAATCATTCACCACGCAGAGCCGATCCCACCGTGCTACTGTCGATGTCAGTTGCAGTTGTGGTTCCCAAAAACTTCAAGTGCCTCCACCGGCCCTTCTGCCGTTGAGAGCGCTTTTGTATTTCCGGTCATTTTCCGGGCGGGGCAATCATCGCGCGACGCGGAGTCCGCACAGTGCGGACTCCGGGCACTGCCCCGAAGGAGATTCGACATGGCATCTGGCACCGTGAAGTGGTTCAACGCAGAAAAGGGCTTCGGCTTCATCGAGCAGGACGGTGGCGGCGCTGACGTGTTCGCCCACTACTCGAACATCGCCGCCCAGGGCTTCCGCGAGCTGCAGGAAGGCCAGAAGGTGAACTTCGACATCGCGCAGGGCCAGAAGGGCCCGACGGCCGAGAACATCGTTCCCGCCTGACGCTGACGCGTAGTACGAGCCGGGTCCCGCACCTTGGGGTGCGGGACCCGGTTCGTTTCATTTGAGGGTGCAGCCCTCCCCCGCAGCCCCCGGCACCACCAGCGGCAAGCATCGCGGAATCGCCGCCTCATCGCATGGGGCGCCCCATCCGGCTCCACCAGACGAATATTCCGTATGAGATTCCACTCCGGAAATTCGATCCTGACGCCCGAGACTCTGCACGCATTTCGGCGACTGACGCTGTTTCTGCTGCCACTCTGATCAACTTCGCTTTTCACTTCGGCCCGTTCTCGCGATTCACCGTGCTGCTCATCTGCTGCGGGAATTCCTTGATACGCGCCGCATCGAGGAAGGTTCCGCATGAACCTCACACGCACGAACAACCGCTTCTCCCGCACCCGTACGGGTGGCGGCTGCGCCGATGGCTCCGGTGGCGGCGACCGGGGCAGGCGCTTCGGCTCGTCGGCCGCATCACCGGCGCGCAGGCTCCCTCGGGAGTCCCGGTCGTCATCACGGCACCGGTGACCGAGCGCCCCGAGCGCAGCGGTGCCTCACGCCCTCGGCGCGGCCGCCCCTCGCAGGCGCCGCGCCGTACCGCCCAACGGCACTCCGCCTTCGACGCGGCAACCTAAGGGCTGTCCCGTAGAAACCTCGCGATCAGGACGCTGGTCCTCGCAGAAGACACCTTTTGACGGTGGGTCAAATGCATCCCCGCCCGGCGAGCACCACCCCAGGAACAGCACGGTGGTCTCCTGCCGAACCGCAGCACCCCGCCCGGACCGTTCCCCCTCCACTCCCTGTGAGGCATCATGCGCTGTGTCATCGCCCGCTTCCCGTTCGAGCTGACCAAGAGCGGCGTGCTGGAATCGATGAAGGCCGTCAAGCCCGAGCCGATCACCGGCGACTCCGTGACCATCGGTCGCCGTCAGTACCCCGCCAAGCAAGTGGGTGAGGTCATCACCCGCCAGGACCGCCGTGATTTCAGTGCCGGTGAGGTCGTCCGGGCCATGGCCCACCTCGGATTCACCTGCCGCACCCTGCCCAAGGCCGCACCCGCCCGCGTCCTCAGCCCGTTCCAGCAGGCTTCCGCGATGCTCGGCACGCCTTTGTCCGTCTGACCGACGGGCAGGCGCAAGCCGACGTCTGAACAGCGAGGAGGCCCGGTCGGCGCGCGCCGACCGGGCCTCCTCGCGTGTCGTGCGATTCCCGTCCTGGCGGGGCTCAGTGATAGCTGAAGTCGCCCACGGTCCAGGCGCTGACGTCCTCGATCGAGACCCGGTACATCCCGCCTGTCTCCGGGATCCCCACAGCCCCCTGCAGAATCCGTGCGACGTGGAAGTGCAGATGCGTGGGCGGCCCGTCCTTCCGGGTGGAGGCGGTGAAGGTGCCGGCGAACTCGCCCAGGTGGGCCGAATCCGTCAGGACCTCCGACACCCGCTGTCGCCAGACGGCTTCGGGAGCCAGCCGACCGGTGATGACAGTGCCACCGGTGACCACGGTCAGGGACATCTGATTGCTTTGCCCGGTCTCCACCAAGGCGGCGACGTCAACGAGCAATTCGTCAGGCTTCGACATGAGAGCCGATTCTATTCACCGGGACCGTCCGGCGAGCTTCGGCAGTGGGGCCATCGGCTGAACGCCGAAGACCGCCGCGCCGCGGCAGACACGGACGAGAGCTCCGGCTGAGCCCGTCAGCGCTCGGAGCCGACGACCTGCGGACGCGAGTGTGCGCACACCCGGAGAGCGAGAGCGGCACCCACGTCTCCTCCAGCCGCTGATCGCCGGCGGGGCAATTCCCGAGTCCGGAGGGCGAGTTCGATTCCCTTCACCCGCTCCACGCAAATGTCCCGGTCCGGTGGCCCGGGGCCGGTGAAGTCCAGCCGCTCATCCCGGTATTCGTGACGACATGTCCGGGAGCAGGACGCATCACCGCCAGCAGATCTTTGCAGCAGCGTCACAAGGGCTGCGCATCACCTTCGGCGCGTGCCAGTAGCGTTACTGCCCGCTCGATCCCGCGTGCGAACTCGAGACAGGTCGCCGGCGTCCCTGGCGGCGCAGCCATCACAGAAAAGATCGCAGATGGACTACTGCTCCGCGTGCCGCCGAATTCTCAATGGGGCGCTCGTGTGTCCGGGGTGCGGCGCATACGCTCCCGACATAGCCCCGCCCGCCGATCGCTCCCACGGCACGGCCGCCTCCGCCGCAACGGCGAGTCAGGCATGGCGCGTGGAGGAATGGCCTGCTCCGGGGTCGTACACCGGCACTCATCACGCCGAGGCGGACCCGATCGGCAGCGGCGCGCCCGGAGGCGCGACGGCGGACGCGTCGGCCACCGGTGCGTCCAGCGGCCCCGAAGGCACTGCCTCCACCGGGCAGGGCCGGGCGGCTCGGCGTCGGCAGCTGGCGCGCTGGAAGAAGAACAAGCGTCGGGCCGTGGCCGCAACGGCCGTTGCCCTTGTCGGTGGCGGCCTGACCGTTGCCGCGCTACCGGCCACCAGGTCGTCCAACAGCCACACACACGCGGCCTCACCGCCGGAGCCGGTGACCGCGGCCACCCCCCGGACAGCGACCACCGACTCGGTATCGGAGCAACCGGACACCCAGGTTCCGCAGCATCCCAGCCCCCACCGCCCGGCGACGACGAGCCGGCACCAGAGCGCCACCGTCGCCCTGCCGCACACCGCGACGCCGAGCCGACAGCCGAAGGCCGCCGCCACGGCCGCCTCTCCCGCGACCTCGAGCGCCACGCCGGACACCACACCCGAGTCGGCCGACGGGACGCACACGGGCAACGCCGAGACCCCGGCCCAGGCTCAGGCCCCGGCCCCCGAGACGACTCCGCCCGCTTCCACCGACCACTCCGGCGCAGGCCCATCGGGTGTGCACCTGCTGCCGATCACGTCGGCGGGTGATCCGACATCTCCGACGCAGATCTGTCTGATCGCTGTGTGCATCGGCTGACAGCTCCGTCGCCCTC is drawn from Streptomyces sp. NBC_01717 and contains these coding sequences:
- a CDS encoding cold-shock protein; translation: MASGTVKWFNAEKGFGFIEQDGGGADVFAHYSNIAAQGFRELQEGQKVNFDIAQGQKGPTAENIVPA
- a CDS encoding SCO2400 family protein; translation: MDYCSACRRILNGALVCPGCGAYAPDIAPPADRSHGTAASAATASQAWRVEEWPAPGSYTGTHHAEADPIGSGAPGGATADASATGASSGPEGTASTGQGRAARRRQLARWKKNKRRAVAATAVALVGGGLTVAALPATRSSNSHTHAASPPEPVTAATPRTATTDSVSEQPDTQVPQHPSPHRPATTSRHQSATVALPHTATPSRQPKAAATAASPATSSATPDTTPESADGTHTGNAETPAQAQAPAPETTPPASTDHSGAGPSGVHLLPITSAGDPTSPTQICLIAVCIG
- a CDS encoding serine hydrolase domain-containing protein: MGAVLMAGLSLRPVPVCVLRNSAPPLARHGHDPAAFVEIGSLTKVLTGTVLVRMVRAGLLGLDDAVEQWLPMQPGSGITLRNLADHTSGLPRLPPGLTGPDPYAAFDEDALRALLGRIGEVTVRQPGQEAEYSNLGYAVLGAALVSAAGRPYEELVREHVLTPLGVDEVTAHPPADRLLGARSLFGRERDRWTLDGPMLSAGGLWATPRALATVVTGLLLERALGEPAPSWQSAGPLLWHNGATRDASAFTGVIPRTGNWVLVHRLGGSPDRTDKIGLGLLAAGNTAGQNEGERA
- a CDS encoding acyltransferase family protein, with the translated sequence MQGRYQQPLPPAVDSLEGGGVAVAEPPPRRRPARKVVMAGRARPRLYVIDGIRLVAALMVALHHYAGTSRVNQPGNAFWGRPVSEIMPTVFRFASFGWIGVEIFFVISGFVICMSCWGRTPKDFFVSRVIRLYPAYWVAVALTVAVLVALPGVWGRPQGRDILLNFTMLQSGSGVPNVDGVYWTLWSELRFYLLFMVMVAMGLTYRRVVVFCCVWGAAAMLAPVSKFPLLVLAADPSGAWYFIAGLALYLMHRFGQDLLLWGILAMALLMGQRELGLRVAHEGVSSWRGSVLIFTVFLLVMVAVALGFTDHIRWRWLVTAGCLTYPLYLMHYAIGTTLISRLHDAMDARLLVALVIAGFLVLSWLVHRLVERPTARLLKRGLESSFTRLRSFGRAA
- a CDS encoding PucR family transcriptional regulator yields the protein MAAENPEAAKQLSVVAENVGSHLTEISRDIVEYVLAEIPELRGDATVVKILQASVGENVATLLHIFENDIPLEKIEGPAAALEYARRLAQRGVPLSAMARAYRIGHWRFLHWFLGELKRQGTDEDLATATNRRMLRVSFGYIDRVTQHVIVIYQQERDHWLLSQTAARAARVRDILTEKDVDLNWAEPALGYRFQQHHIGLVAWLPTPTGGGDGLARLHRITDEIAHELGCSARPLFVPRDAIASWAWLPLGSQGDVSWKQVSNAVEHSDPSVRMCAGGVGYGLDGFRSTHRQALSTQELAEAASPAPQFTDFPTVAPIALMATNIDNMRVWVWGVLGLLAVDDEHSARLRETVQIFLGTGCSYTATAGAQILHKNTVQYRIRKAEEILGHPVQKGHTDLEVALLAVKYLGSTLLRTGPE
- a CDS encoding SCO5918 family protein, yielding MRCVIARFPFELTKSGVLESMKAVKPEPITGDSVTIGRRQYPAKQVGEVITRQDRRDFSAGEVVRAMAHLGFTCRTLPKAAPARVLSPFQQASAMLGTPLSV